Part of the Virgibacillus necropolis genome, CTTTTATTTAATAGGCTAACAATCATGCGAAAAATTTTGCATATACGACGTGAATAAGGTATTTTGGACTTATCAGAATTGAGGTGTGTTATGGAAAAGCTAGTTATACATGCGAATGATCCTGCGGTACTCGAGCTTTGTGAGGCCGATTCGTTAATGAAAAAGTTAGTCGGAATTGTTGGTGACGTAGAATTCACCCTACGCCCCAATTATTTTTTATCATTAATCCGTTCCATAGTTGGTCAACAAATATCTGTTCAGGCAGCAAGCGCAATATTTAATCGACTTGAAGTCCTATTAGACCATAACGTGACAGCGGCAGGTATCGTAGAAAAGTCAGAAGAGGAGTTGCGCAAAGTTGGGCTTTCCGTTCGAAAAGTTACCTATATGAAAGATTTAAGTGAAAAAGTTATGCAAGGTGCAATTAAGTTAGATAAACTAGATCAACTAGATAATGTTTCCATTATAAAATTATTAACTAGCGTCAAAGGGATTGGAAAATGGACTGCTGAGATGTTTTTGATTTTTTCACTTGGTAGAATGGATGTATTAGCTATAGACGATATCGGCATACAACGTGGAGCGAAATGGCTCTATCAAGTAGATCAATCTGAACGTCGAAATATATTAATTGACAAAGCTGAAGTTTGGACTCCCCACTTCACCATTGCCTCAATCTACCTGTGGGAAGTCGTCCATTTAGAGTTAATGTTTACGTATGATTCGATTGATGATATGGATAATTAGTTTCCGGAAAAAATTTGGGCGATGCGTAATGCATCGCCCA contains:
- a CDS encoding DNA-3-methyladenine glycosylase family protein, with translation MEKLVIHANDPAVLELCEADSLMKKLVGIVGDVEFTLRPNYFLSLIRSIVGQQISVQAASAIFNRLEVLLDHNVTAAGIVEKSEEELRKVGLSVRKVTYMKDLSEKVMQGAIKLDKLDQLDNVSIIKLLTSVKGIGKWTAEMFLIFSLGRMDVLAIDDIGIQRGAKWLYQVDQSERRNILIDKAEVWTPHFTIASIYLWEVVHLELMFTYDSIDDMDN